A region of Vibrio chagasii DNA encodes the following proteins:
- the folD gene encoding bifunctional methylenetetrahydrofolate dehydrogenase/methenyltetrahydrofolate cyclohydrolase FolD yields MTAQNIDGKLISQTVRSEVAARVKARTEAGLRAPGLAVVLVGEDPASQVYVGSKRKACEEVGFVSKSYDLPATATEDELLNLVDQLNQDPEIDGILVQLPLPAGIDSTHVLERITPEKDVDGFHPYNVGRLAQRMPKLRSCTPKGIITLLDRYNIDLRGKHAVVVGASNIVGRPMTLELLLAGCTTTTCHRFTKDLEGHVRQADVVVVAVGKPNFIPGAWIKKGAVVVDVGINRLDSGKLVGDVEYDVAKESASFITPVPGGVGPMTVASLIENTMIACEQFHSK; encoded by the coding sequence ATGACTGCTCAAAATATTGATGGAAAGCTAATTTCTCAAACGGTTCGCTCCGAAGTTGCTGCACGTGTAAAAGCTCGTACTGAAGCTGGATTACGCGCTCCGGGCCTAGCGGTTGTTTTAGTGGGTGAAGACCCTGCTTCTCAGGTTTACGTTGGTAGTAAGCGTAAAGCGTGTGAAGAAGTTGGCTTCGTATCTAAATCTTACGATTTGCCAGCCACTGCAACAGAAGATGAACTGTTAAACCTAGTAGACCAATTGAACCAAGATCCAGAGATCGACGGTATTCTGGTTCAACTGCCTCTACCTGCTGGCATCGATAGCACTCACGTTCTTGAGCGCATCACACCAGAGAAAGACGTTGATGGCTTCCACCCATACAATGTCGGCCGTTTGGCTCAGCGTATGCCAAAGCTTCGCTCTTGTACGCCAAAAGGTATCATCACCCTACTTGACCGTTACAACATCGATTTACGTGGCAAACATGCAGTTGTTGTTGGCGCTTCAAACATCGTAGGTCGCCCAATGACCCTAGAACTACTTCTAGCGGGTTGTACAACGACGACATGTCACCGTTTCACTAAAGACCTTGAAGGCCACGTACGCCAAGCAGACGTTGTAGTGGTTGCTGTAGGTAAGCCTAACTTCATTCCTGGTGCATGGATTAAGAAAGGTGCAGTTGTGGTCGATGTTGGTATCAACCGTTTGGACTCTGGCAAGCTAGTCGGTGACGTTGAATACGATGTCGCGAAAGAGAGCGCAAGCTTCATCACAC